A portion of the Manihot esculenta cultivar AM560-2 chromosome 2, M.esculenta_v8, whole genome shotgun sequence genome contains these proteins:
- the LOC110603383 gene encoding alpha-1,4 glucan phosphorylase L isozyme, chloroplastic/amyloplastic isoform X1 has product MATTSHFSATSHCSSVSRFVDFGSRSGGKWKSNLLLIRTLRSRPLARSFSVKNVSSEPKTKLENPISGEDASSIASSIKCHAEFTPLFSPEKFELPKAFVATAQSVRDALIINWNATYECYDRLNLKQAYYLSMEFLQGRALLNAIGNLELTGAYAEALTKLGHDLESVARHEPDAALGNGGLGRLASCFLDSMATLNYPAWGYGLRYKYGLFKQRITKDGQEEVAEDWLEMGNPWEIVRNDISYPVKFYGKVVSGSDGKKHWIGGEDIMAVAYDLPIPGYKTKSTINLRLWSTKAPAEDLDLSAFNAGGHTKAYEALANAEKICYILYPGDNSLEGKTLRLKQQYTLCSASLQDIIARFERRSGSNIKWEDFPEKVAVQMNDTHPTLCIPELMRILIDLKGLSWKEAWNITQRTTAYTNHTVLPEALEKWSLDLMQKLLPRHVEIIEMIDEELINTIVSEHGREDSDLLEKKLKEMRILENVDLPSTFSNLIAKPKESSAAAISENSGEAGKLINEKDEVDSGDETESKGEPKSTGARKKEEVVAEPPSKMVRMANLCVVGGHAVNGVAEIHSEIVKDEVFNSFYKLWPNKFQNKTNGVTPRRWIRFCNPELSKIITEWTGSEEWVLNTEKLAELRKFADNEDFQTQWRAAKKSNKMKVASLLKEKTGYSVSPDAMFDIQVKRIHEYKRQLLNILGIVYRYKKMKEMSAVERKAKYVPRVCIFGGKAFATYVQAKRIVKFITDVGATVNHDPEIGDLLKVVFVPDYNVSVAELLIPASELSQHISTAGMEASGTSNMKFAMNGCILIGTLDGANVEIRQEVGEDNFFLFGAEAHEIAGLRTERAMGKFVPDPRFEEVKDFVRTGVFGSCNYDELLGSLEGNEGFGRADYFLVGKDFPSYVECQEKVDKAYQEQRRWTNMSIMNTAGSYKFSSDRTIHEYAKDIWNIEPILLP; this is encoded by the exons atgGCGACGACTTCACATTTCTCTGCGACTTCGCATTGTAGTTCTGTTTCGAGATTCGTCGATTTCGGTTCCAGAAGCGGTGGCAAGTGGAAATCGAATCTGTTATTGATTCGGACATTGAGGTCCCGGCCTCTTGCGAGGTCGTTTTCCGTTAAGAATGTGTCTAGCGAGCCGAAGACGAAACTCGAAAATCCGATCTCCGGCGAAG ATGCTTCATCTATCGCCTCAAGTATCAAATGCCATGCAGAATTCACACCATTATTTTCACCAGAGAAATTTGAGCTTCCAAAGGCATTCGTTGCAACTGCACAAAGTGTTCGTGATGCTCTCATCATAAACTGGAATGCGACTTATGAGTGCTATGATAGATTGAATTTGAAGCAGGCGTACTATCTGTCAATGGAATTTTTGCAG GGTAGAGCACTTTTGAATGCAATTGGTAATTTAGAGCTGACCGGTGCATATGCGGAGGCTTTGACCAAGCTAGGACACGATTTGGAAAGTGTGGCTCGTCAT GAGCCTGATGCAGCACTTGGAAATGGAGGTCTTGGGCGACTTGCCTCCTGCTTTTTGGACTCCATGGCAACATTAAATTACCCTGCATGGGGTTATGGATTAAGATACAAGTATGGCTTGTTTAAACAGCGAATTACAAAAGATGGTCAAGAGGAGGTTGCTGAAGATTGGCTTGAG ATGGGCAATCCCTGGGAAATTGTGAGAAATGACATTTCATACCCTGTAAAATTTTACGGCAAGGTTGTTAGTGGATCTGATGGAAAAAAACACTGGATTGGAGGAGAAGATATAATGGCTGTGGCATATGATTTGCCAATACCAGGTTATAAAACTAAAAGCACTATTAACCTGCGACTTTGGTCAACTAAAGCTCCAGCAGAAGATCTGGACTTGTCTGCTTTCAATGCTGGGGGGCACACAAAGGCATATGAGGCCCTAGCAAATGCTGAAAAG ATTTGCTACATTCTCTACCCTGGGGATAACTCATTGGAGGGCAAGACCCTACGTTTGAAGCAACAATATACCTTATGTTCAGCTTCTCTCCAAGATATTATTGCGCGTTTTGAGAGAAGATCTGGCTCAAACATAAAATGGGAAGACTTTCCTGAGAAAGTTGCAGTGCAGATGAATGACACTCATCCCACTCTCTGCATTCCAGAGCTGATGAGGATTTTGATAGACCTGAAAGGCTTAAGCTGGAAGGAGGCCTGGAACATTACTCAAAG AACTACGGCATACACAAACCATACTGTTTTACCTGAAGCTTTGGAGAAATGGAGTTTAGATCTTATGCAGAAACTGTTACCTCGACATGTAGAGATCATAGAAATGATTGATGAAGAG CTGATAAACACAATTGTTTCTGAGCATGGGAGGGAAGATTCAGACCTTTTGGAGAAAAAACTGAAGGAGATGAGAATATTAGAAAATGTAGATTTGCCTTCCACCTTTTCCAATTTAATTGCTAAACCCAAGGAAAGCTCCGCTGCAGCTATCAGTGAAAATTCTGGTGAGGCAGGCAAGCTGATTAACGAAAAAGATGAAGTTGATAGTGGAGATGAAACAGAAAGCAAAGGTGAACCCAAGAGCACAGGCGCTCGGAAGAAGGAAGAGGTGGTGGCAGAACCACCTTCAAAGATGGTCCGCATGGCTAACCTCTGTGTTGTAGGTGGTCATGCAGTAAATGGAGTTGCTGAGATACATAGTGAAATTGTGAAGGATGAAgtgtttaattcattttataag TTGTGGCCCAACAAGtttcaaaataaaacaaatggGGTTACTCCAAGAAGATGGATCCGTTTCTGCAATCCAGAATTGAGTAAAATCATTACTGAGTGGACTGGATCTGAAGAATGGGTTTTAAATACCGAAAAGCTGGCTGAACTAAGAAAG TTTGCAGATAATGAGGATTTCCAAACCCAGTGGAGGGCagcaaagaaaagcaataagatGAAGGTTGCGTCATTgctcaaagaaaaaacagggtATTCTGTCAGCCCTGATGCAATGTTTGATATCCAG GTGAAGCGTATTCATGAATATAAGCGACAACTGCTAAATATTCTTGGAATTGTGTATCGTTACAAGAAGATGAAAGAAATGAGTGCTGTTGAAAGGAAAGCTAAGTATGTTCCTAGAGTTTGTATATTTGGTGGAAAGGCATTTGCCACTTATGTGCAAGCCAAAAGGATTGTGAAATTTATCACGGATGTGGGGGCTACAGTTAATCATGACCCTGAAATAGGTGATTTACTTAAG GTTGTGTTTGTCCCGGATTACAACGTCAGTGTTGCTGAATTGCTTATTCCTGCAAGTGAGCTTTCACAGCATATCAG TACTGCTGGGATGGAAGCCAGTGGAACGAGCAACATGAAGTTTGCTATGAATGGTTGCATCCTGATCGGAACCTTAGATGGGGCCAATGTTGAAATACGACAGGAGGTTGGAGAAGACAATTTTTTCCTCTTTGGTGCTGAAGCTCATGAAATCGCTGGGCTGAGGACAGAAAGAGCTATGGGGAAG TTTGTTCCGGACCCACGATTCGAAGAAGTGAAAGATTTTGTTAGAACGGGTGTTTTTGGCTCATGCAACTACGATGAACTGTTGGGATCATTAGAAGGAAATGAAGGATTTGGACGTGCTGATTATTTCCTCGTTGGCAAGGATTTCCCCAGCTATGTAGAATGCCAAGAGAAAGTTGACAAAGCATATCAAGAACAAAGG AGATGGACCAATATGTCAATCATGAATACAGCAGGTTCGTACAAGTTCAGCAGCGACAGGACGATCCATGAATATGCCAAGGATATTTGGAATATTGAACCTATCCTATTGCCGTAG
- the LOC110603383 gene encoding alpha-1,4 glucan phosphorylase L isozyme, chloroplastic/amyloplastic isoform X2: protein MTGCWKCSTAKVKLFWVVFMQDASSIASSIKCHAEFTPLFSPEKFELPKAFVATAQSVRDALIINWNATYECYDRLNLKQAYYLSMEFLQGRALLNAIGNLELTGAYAEALTKLGHDLESVARHEPDAALGNGGLGRLASCFLDSMATLNYPAWGYGLRYKYGLFKQRITKDGQEEVAEDWLEMGNPWEIVRNDISYPVKFYGKVVSGSDGKKHWIGGEDIMAVAYDLPIPGYKTKSTINLRLWSTKAPAEDLDLSAFNAGGHTKAYEALANAEKICYILYPGDNSLEGKTLRLKQQYTLCSASLQDIIARFERRSGSNIKWEDFPEKVAVQMNDTHPTLCIPELMRILIDLKGLSWKEAWNITQRTTAYTNHTVLPEALEKWSLDLMQKLLPRHVEIIEMIDEELINTIVSEHGREDSDLLEKKLKEMRILENVDLPSTFSNLIAKPKESSAAAISENSGEAGKLINEKDEVDSGDETESKGEPKSTGARKKEEVVAEPPSKMVRMANLCVVGGHAVNGVAEIHSEIVKDEVFNSFYKLWPNKFQNKTNGVTPRRWIRFCNPELSKIITEWTGSEEWVLNTEKLAELRKFADNEDFQTQWRAAKKSNKMKVASLLKEKTGYSVSPDAMFDIQVKRIHEYKRQLLNILGIVYRYKKMKEMSAVERKAKYVPRVCIFGGKAFATYVQAKRIVKFITDVGATVNHDPEIGDLLKVVFVPDYNVSVAELLIPASELSQHISTAGMEASGTSNMKFAMNGCILIGTLDGANVEIRQEVGEDNFFLFGAEAHEIAGLRTERAMGKFVPDPRFEEVKDFVRTGVFGSCNYDELLGSLEGNEGFGRADYFLVGKDFPSYVECQEKVDKAYQEQRRWTNMSIMNTAGSYKFSSDRTIHEYAKDIWNIEPILLP, encoded by the exons ATGACTGGTTGCTGGAAATGTAGCACCGCAAAAGTTAAGCTATTCTGGGTTGTGTTTATGCAAG ATGCTTCATCTATCGCCTCAAGTATCAAATGCCATGCAGAATTCACACCATTATTTTCACCAGAGAAATTTGAGCTTCCAAAGGCATTCGTTGCAACTGCACAAAGTGTTCGTGATGCTCTCATCATAAACTGGAATGCGACTTATGAGTGCTATGATAGATTGAATTTGAAGCAGGCGTACTATCTGTCAATGGAATTTTTGCAG GGTAGAGCACTTTTGAATGCAATTGGTAATTTAGAGCTGACCGGTGCATATGCGGAGGCTTTGACCAAGCTAGGACACGATTTGGAAAGTGTGGCTCGTCAT GAGCCTGATGCAGCACTTGGAAATGGAGGTCTTGGGCGACTTGCCTCCTGCTTTTTGGACTCCATGGCAACATTAAATTACCCTGCATGGGGTTATGGATTAAGATACAAGTATGGCTTGTTTAAACAGCGAATTACAAAAGATGGTCAAGAGGAGGTTGCTGAAGATTGGCTTGAG ATGGGCAATCCCTGGGAAATTGTGAGAAATGACATTTCATACCCTGTAAAATTTTACGGCAAGGTTGTTAGTGGATCTGATGGAAAAAAACACTGGATTGGAGGAGAAGATATAATGGCTGTGGCATATGATTTGCCAATACCAGGTTATAAAACTAAAAGCACTATTAACCTGCGACTTTGGTCAACTAAAGCTCCAGCAGAAGATCTGGACTTGTCTGCTTTCAATGCTGGGGGGCACACAAAGGCATATGAGGCCCTAGCAAATGCTGAAAAG ATTTGCTACATTCTCTACCCTGGGGATAACTCATTGGAGGGCAAGACCCTACGTTTGAAGCAACAATATACCTTATGTTCAGCTTCTCTCCAAGATATTATTGCGCGTTTTGAGAGAAGATCTGGCTCAAACATAAAATGGGAAGACTTTCCTGAGAAAGTTGCAGTGCAGATGAATGACACTCATCCCACTCTCTGCATTCCAGAGCTGATGAGGATTTTGATAGACCTGAAAGGCTTAAGCTGGAAGGAGGCCTGGAACATTACTCAAAG AACTACGGCATACACAAACCATACTGTTTTACCTGAAGCTTTGGAGAAATGGAGTTTAGATCTTATGCAGAAACTGTTACCTCGACATGTAGAGATCATAGAAATGATTGATGAAGAG CTGATAAACACAATTGTTTCTGAGCATGGGAGGGAAGATTCAGACCTTTTGGAGAAAAAACTGAAGGAGATGAGAATATTAGAAAATGTAGATTTGCCTTCCACCTTTTCCAATTTAATTGCTAAACCCAAGGAAAGCTCCGCTGCAGCTATCAGTGAAAATTCTGGTGAGGCAGGCAAGCTGATTAACGAAAAAGATGAAGTTGATAGTGGAGATGAAACAGAAAGCAAAGGTGAACCCAAGAGCACAGGCGCTCGGAAGAAGGAAGAGGTGGTGGCAGAACCACCTTCAAAGATGGTCCGCATGGCTAACCTCTGTGTTGTAGGTGGTCATGCAGTAAATGGAGTTGCTGAGATACATAGTGAAATTGTGAAGGATGAAgtgtttaattcattttataag TTGTGGCCCAACAAGtttcaaaataaaacaaatggGGTTACTCCAAGAAGATGGATCCGTTTCTGCAATCCAGAATTGAGTAAAATCATTACTGAGTGGACTGGATCTGAAGAATGGGTTTTAAATACCGAAAAGCTGGCTGAACTAAGAAAG TTTGCAGATAATGAGGATTTCCAAACCCAGTGGAGGGCagcaaagaaaagcaataagatGAAGGTTGCGTCATTgctcaaagaaaaaacagggtATTCTGTCAGCCCTGATGCAATGTTTGATATCCAG GTGAAGCGTATTCATGAATATAAGCGACAACTGCTAAATATTCTTGGAATTGTGTATCGTTACAAGAAGATGAAAGAAATGAGTGCTGTTGAAAGGAAAGCTAAGTATGTTCCTAGAGTTTGTATATTTGGTGGAAAGGCATTTGCCACTTATGTGCAAGCCAAAAGGATTGTGAAATTTATCACGGATGTGGGGGCTACAGTTAATCATGACCCTGAAATAGGTGATTTACTTAAG GTTGTGTTTGTCCCGGATTACAACGTCAGTGTTGCTGAATTGCTTATTCCTGCAAGTGAGCTTTCACAGCATATCAG TACTGCTGGGATGGAAGCCAGTGGAACGAGCAACATGAAGTTTGCTATGAATGGTTGCATCCTGATCGGAACCTTAGATGGGGCCAATGTTGAAATACGACAGGAGGTTGGAGAAGACAATTTTTTCCTCTTTGGTGCTGAAGCTCATGAAATCGCTGGGCTGAGGACAGAAAGAGCTATGGGGAAG TTTGTTCCGGACCCACGATTCGAAGAAGTGAAAGATTTTGTTAGAACGGGTGTTTTTGGCTCATGCAACTACGATGAACTGTTGGGATCATTAGAAGGAAATGAAGGATTTGGACGTGCTGATTATTTCCTCGTTGGCAAGGATTTCCCCAGCTATGTAGAATGCCAAGAGAAAGTTGACAAAGCATATCAAGAACAAAGG AGATGGACCAATATGTCAATCATGAATACAGCAGGTTCGTACAAGTTCAGCAGCGACAGGACGATCCATGAATATGCCAAGGATATTTGGAATATTGAACCTATCCTATTGCCGTAG